A window of Streptomyces sp. NBC_01224 genomic DNA:
GTGATCGAGTCTGAACGTCCGCCGACGATACGAGCGATGTTGTCTGCCGCTGAAGGGTTCCTGTCCTCGTCGAAATAACCAGAATGCGCGGGAGTTGGGCCTTGGCCCGACAGCCAGAACGGGAGTGGGCCGTCGCCACTCTCCATTCTCGTGGCCCCGAACTCCTTACTCGTCGGGTCCGTACCGAACCAGAGATCGTTACTTCCCATTGCGGCTTCCCCCAAGATCCCTGGGCCGACAAGATCCTTCATACTGGGTAGCCTCGACACGGGAGGCGCTCTTCCCAAGAGTTGAGCACGGTCTTCAGCGAGCCAAGGCTGGCCAGCCCTTCGAGCCCTCCGCCGATACCCTCGTGAGCAGAGCGGAGCTCCACTCTGCACGTGCTCGTAGTGGTCTGCAGGTCATCGGCTGTACCGGCTGCCTCGGTCCACGGTCCGCCTTTGTGCTTGAGCCTGCCTGCGCCACCCCCGGTCGACGTCGCATATCCGCCTTCGCCTTGGAGGCTGTTGATCTCCATATGCGTAGTGTGGCGCTGCGCCGCATCGGCTTTGAGTTGTTCCCATTCATCCCACGCCACTCCTGGCCCCTCTCCCCCAGTACCCCGGATGCCATCTGGGCAGGCTCCCCCATGAGTCCGTCGCGCTCATTTGAGGTTGCAGTTGCAGATCTTATTGTTCAGTACGTTAAGTGACGAACAGTCACTCGAATTCCAGCCTGATATATCCACACCTAGGAGGTTCTGTATAGGTAAATTGGCTTGAAGTATTGCCGATTACACACCGTCCGGGACGACCACCACGGCTCCCCGAGGCTTCCCGGCACTGTGCCGCTACTCACGGGGGCACATCCCCGCTCGGGCTCGATCGACCCTCGTCCGGCCACCCGGGCGGAAGACCTTCGAAAGCGTGGCAACGGATACAAGTGACCTCCCGCGCGGACCGGTCGGAGACCGTCATGCACGGAGCGACGAGCCGCGAGGACACGGTCCATTCAGAGGCGGCACCCCGCGCCTGACTCGCCCCAAGGGTTAAGGCCCGCCCGCCACCCGTACCGGCAGCCCCCGCATCGCCTCCCGCAGCGCCGCCGCGAACTCCTCGAACTCCTCGCGCCGCGCCGCCCCCGTCCGCATCCCCAGCGCCACCCGTCGCGACGGTGCGGGTTCCGCGAAATACCCGGTGGCCAGCGCCTCGTTGCGGCCGGTCTCGACTGTCACCGCGGTACGCGGCAGCAGCGTCACCCCGAGCCCGCCGGCGACCAGCTGCACCAGCGTGGAGAGCCCGGCCGCGGTCGTGGTGACCGGCGCACCCTCCGTACGCCCCGCCTCCCTGCAGATGTCGAGCGCCTGGTCGCGCAGGCAGTGCCCCTCGTCGAGGAGCAGCAGCGGCAGCTCGCGCAGGGCCTCGCGCGGAATGTCGGTGCGCCCGCCCAGCCAGTGGTCCTGCTCCATCACCAGCACGAAGTCCTCGTCGAAGAGGGGAAGTTCGGCCACTCCGGGCACCCCGAGCGGCACGGCGAGCAGCAGCAGGTCCAGCCTTCCCGCGGCCAGCCCCTCCAGCAGCGAGGAGGTCTGCTCCTCGTGCACCTGGAGGTCGAGCTCCGGGTAGCGCTCATGGACCAGCCGCAGCACCGTCGGCAGCAGGTACGGGGCGACGGTCGGGATCACTCCGAGCCTGAGCACTCCGGTGAACGGCGCCCGGACCGCCTCGGCCTCCTCCATCAGCTGACCCACGGCTTCCAGCACCACCCGGGCCCGGACCGCGAGCCGCTCCCCGGCCGGCGAGAGCAGTACCTTGCGCGTCGTACGCTCGATGAGCTGGACACCCAGTGCCTCCTCCAGCGCCGACACGGCTCCGGACAGTGCCGGCTGACTCATCCCGATTGCTGCCGCGGCGTCCCTGAAGTGCAGATATTCGGCGACGGCCGCGAAGGCGCGCAGCTGCGACAGACTGGGCTGTTTGGTCCGATTGCCCTGATTACCCTGCGCCACTGATAGGCACCTCCGATCATCACGACCGAGTGTAGCTATTTCCGCGATCAATGCACTCTGTGCCAAGGTGGAGATCGTCCAACCCTCAGGAACTCCCGCAAAAGGGAATTCCTACGCTACAAGGAGAGCGCGTGCTCACTGTCGGTGACAAGTTCCCCGAGTTCGACCTGACTGCTTGTGTCTCGCTGGAGAGCGGCAAGGAGTTCGAGCAGATCAACCACAAGACCTACGAGGGCAAGTGGAAGATCGTCTTCGCGTGGCCGAAGGACTTCACCTTCGTGTGCCCCACCGAGATCGCCGCCTTCGGCAAGCTGAACGACGAGTTCGCCGACCGTGACGCCCAGGTCCTCGGCTTCTCCGGTGACTCCGAGTTCGTGCACCACGCCTGGCGCAAGGACCACCCGGACCTGACCGACCTGCCCTTCCCGATGATGGCCGACTCGAAGCACGAGCTCATGCGTGACCTCGGCATCGAGGGCGAGGACGGCTTCGCCCAGCGCGCCGTCTTCATCGTCGACCAGAACAACGAGATCCAGTTCACGATGGTGACCGCCGGTTCCGTGGGCCGTAACCCCAAGGAGGTCCTGCGGGTCCTGGACGCCCTGCAGACCGACGAGCTGTGCCCCTGCAACTGGACCAAGGGCGAGAACACCCTCGACCCGGTCGCGCTCCTCTCGGGCGAGTGAGCTGACAGCGACATGGCACTCGACGAACTGAAGGCCGCGGTTCCGGACTTCGCCAAGGACCTGAAGCTGAACCTCGGTTCGGTCATCGGGAACAGCGACCTCCCGCAGCAGCAGCTGTGGGGCACCGTCCTCGCCTGTGCGATCGCCTCGCGCTCGCCGAAGGTGCTGCGCGAGCTGGAGCCGGAGGCGAAGGCCAACCTCTCCGCGGAGGCGTACACCGCAGCGAAGTCGGCCGCCGCCATCATGGCGATGAACAACGTCTTCTACCGGACCCGGCACCTGCTGTCGGACCCCGAGTACGGGACGCTCCGTGCGGGCCTGCGGATGAACGTCATCGGCAAGCCCGGCGTGGAGAAGATCGACTTCGAACTGTGGTCGCTCGCCGTCTCCGCGATCAACGGCTGCGGCCAGTGCCTGGACTCCCACGAGCAGGTGCTGCGCAAGGCCGGCGTGGATCGTGAGACCATTCAGGAAGCCGTCAAGATTGCCTCGGTGATCCAGGCGGTCGGCGTGACCCTCGATGCCGAGGCCGTGCTCGCCGAGTAGGACCAGCAGTACCCTTGTACGAGAAGGGCCCCGAGGACGACCGACCGTCCACGGGGCCCTTCTTCTGTTCACTTGGTTTTCGTGCCGCCGCTGTCCTCGGGCGGCGATCCCGGCGCGGGCGTGGGGGCGACGTCGATCGCGGTCGCCCCGCGCGGGGACGGCGCGTGCCGCAGGGCTTCCTCCTGTCCGTACGACCGCAGATAGCCGACCACCGTATTGGTGACCGCGACCAACGGCACCGCGACGACCGCTCCGCCGATGCCGGCGACCATGCCCCCCGTGGCGACCGAGAGGACGACGGCGAGGGGATGCACCCGCACCGCGCGTCCCAGGATGAACGGCTGCAGCACATGGCCCTCGATCTGCTGCACGGCGAGCACCACGAGCAGCACCATGAGCGCGGTGAACACGCCCTCGGTGACCAGCGCGACGACCACCGCGAGCGCTCCGGAGATCACCGCGCCGACCAGCGGGATGAAGGCGAAGAGAAAGATGAAGACGGCGAGCGGCACCGCCATCGGCACCTTGAGGAACCAGATCCCGAGACCGATGAAGATCGCGTCGATCAGCGCCACCAGGACCGTGCCCCGCACGTAGGCGGTCAGGGTCCGCCAGGCGCGCGGCCCGGCGCCCGCGACACCCGGCCGGGCCTGTGCGGGCACCAGCTTCAGCACCCAGTGCCAGATGCGCTTCCCGTCGTACAGGAGGAAGAGCGTCGAGAACATGGCCAGCAGCATCCCGGTGAGGACCTCCACCATCACGGTGACGCCCTGCAGCCCGGCGGAGGTGATCTGTTCGGTGTTGGTGCCGATGGTGTCGCTGAGGTTCTTCGCGACGTCGTTGATCTGCTGCTCGGTGACATGGAAGGGGCTGTCGAGCAGCCAGTTCTTCAGGTCTTCGATACCCGTCCGCACCTTGTCGGAGAGAGTGTCGATGTTGTCCATGACCTGCCAGACCACGAACCAGCCGACCAGCCCGATGATGACGAAGCCCAGGATCGCCGTGACCGCGGTGGCCAGTCCGCGCGGCAGACCGTACCGCCTCAGCCGGGCGACGGTCGGCTGCAGCATCGCGGTGACGAGCAGCGCGGCGACGAAGGCCAGAACCACCAGCTGTACGGCGCTGATGACCTTCATCAGCACATAGAGCGTGCCCGCCAGGACGAGCAGCCGCCAGGACGCCTCGGCCGCGACGCGCATTCCCCAGGGGATCGCCGCGACCGGATCGGGCCGGGCCGCCACGGAGGGGGCGTACGCGGGAGGCGGCGGTACGCGGTCGGCCGCGGCACCACGCCGGCCCGCCTCGGCCGGTACGGCTCCGGCAGGCACGGCAGAGGGTGCGGCAGCGGCGGTCTCCGGCGGCTCGATCGGCGCGGCCTCGCCCCCTTCGCCCTCGACCCCCTCGGCCTCGGCCCTGCGCTGTTCCAGCCGCTCGCCCAGTTCGGTGAGTTCGGCGCCCAGACGGCCGAGCCACCCCGGAAGCTTCGACATGATCGTCCCTTTCCCCCGTTTTCTCTCCCCACCGCTCCCCCGCCGAACCGGCCGGAACGACCGTACACGCGCGAAGCCCCTCACCGTAGGACGGCGAGGGGCTTCGAGAGGTTGAGACCGGAACCTCGGAAGGTTCTAGTACCAGTGGTTGGCCTGCCAGAAGGCCCAGGCACCGCACGGGCTGCCGTACTTGGCGCCGTTCATGTAGCTGAGGCCCCACTTGATCTGCGTGGCCGGGTTGGTCTGCCAGTCGGCTCCGGCGGATACCATCTTCGAGCCCGGCAGCGCCTGGACGAGGCCGTAGGCACCGGAAGACGGGTTGCTCGCCCGGTAGTTCCAGCTCGACTCGACGTTCACGATGTTGCTGAAGCACTGGAACTGGTCGGCGGGAACGATCTGCCGCGCGATCGCCTTGATTTCGGCCACGGTGTACGAGCCCTGCTGCGCGAACGTGGAGGCGCTGCGGATCTCGGAACGGCTGGCGCGCTCGGCCGCGTCCTTCTTGTCCTGGCGCTCCTTCTCCAGCTTGTCCTCGGCCGCCTGCTTCTTCGACTTGGCGTCCTTGGCAGCCTGGATACGGGCCGCTTCCTCCACGGACTTCTTCGCCGACGCGTCGGCCGCGGATGCCTGGGCGTCGGCCTGCTGAGTCAGCGAGGCGGTCTGCACCTGGGCCTGCTGGCCCGCAGGGATGTCGGCGAGAAGCGTCGTGTCGGCTGCGGTCGCCTCGAAGTTGTTGTCGTCGGCAGCGGGAGTGCTGCCCGAGGCAACGCCTACGACGGCGCCGACGGTGGTGACCGCAGTGGCTGACGCCACGGCGAACCCC
This region includes:
- a CDS encoding AI-2E family transporter; the encoded protein is MSKLPGWLGRLGAELTELGERLEQRRAEAEGVEGEGGEAAPIEPPETAAAAPSAVPAGAVPAEAGRRGAAADRVPPPPAYAPSVAARPDPVAAIPWGMRVAAEASWRLLVLAGTLYVLMKVISAVQLVVLAFVAALLVTAMLQPTVARLRRYGLPRGLATAVTAILGFVIIGLVGWFVVWQVMDNIDTLSDKVRTGIEDLKNWLLDSPFHVTEQQINDVAKNLSDTIGTNTEQITSAGLQGVTVMVEVLTGMLLAMFSTLFLLYDGKRIWHWVLKLVPAQARPGVAGAGPRAWRTLTAYVRGTVLVALIDAIFIGLGIWFLKVPMAVPLAVFIFLFAFIPLVGAVISGALAVVVALVTEGVFTALMVLLVVLAVQQIEGHVLQPFILGRAVRVHPLAVVLSVATGGMVAGIGGAVVAVPLVAVTNTVVGYLRSYGQEEALRHAPSPRGATAIDVAPTPAPGSPPEDSGGTKTK
- a CDS encoding peroxiredoxin; the encoded protein is MLTVGDKFPEFDLTACVSLESGKEFEQINHKTYEGKWKIVFAWPKDFTFVCPTEIAAFGKLNDEFADRDAQVLGFSGDSEFVHHAWRKDHPDLTDLPFPMMADSKHELMRDLGIEGEDGFAQRAVFIVDQNNEIQFTMVTAGSVGRNPKEVLRVLDALQTDELCPCNWTKGENTLDPVALLSGE
- a CDS encoding transglycosylase SLT domain-containing protein, giving the protein MSRISVRGFAVASATAVTTVGAVVGVASGSTPAADDNNFEATAADTTLLADIPAGQQAQVQTASLTQQADAQASAADASAKKSVEEAARIQAAKDAKSKKQAAEDKLEKERQDKKDAAERASRSEIRSASTFAQQGSYTVAEIKAIARQIVPADQFQCFSNIVNVESSWNYRASNPSSGAYGLVQALPGSKMVSAGADWQTNPATQIKWGLSYMNGAKYGSPCGAWAFWQANHWY
- a CDS encoding alkyl hydroperoxide reductase encodes the protein MALDELKAAVPDFAKDLKLNLGSVIGNSDLPQQQLWGTVLACAIASRSPKVLRELEPEAKANLSAEAYTAAKSAAAIMAMNNVFYRTRHLLSDPEYGTLRAGLRMNVIGKPGVEKIDFELWSLAVSAINGCGQCLDSHEQVLRKAGVDRETIQEAVKIASVIQAVGVTLDAEAVLAE
- a CDS encoding hydrogen peroxide-inducible genes activator, with the translated sequence MAQGNQGNRTKQPSLSQLRAFAAVAEYLHFRDAAAAIGMSQPALSGAVSALEEALGVQLIERTTRKVLLSPAGERLAVRARVVLEAVGQLMEEAEAVRAPFTGVLRLGVIPTVAPYLLPTVLRLVHERYPELDLQVHEEQTSSLLEGLAAGRLDLLLLAVPLGVPGVAELPLFDEDFVLVMEQDHWLGGRTDIPREALRELPLLLLDEGHCLRDQALDICREAGRTEGAPVTTTAAGLSTLVQLVAGGLGVTLLPRTAVTVETGRNEALATGYFAEPAPSRRVALGMRTGAARREEFEEFAAALREAMRGLPVRVAGGP